A DNA window from Xanthocytophaga agilis contains the following coding sequences:
- a CDS encoding DUF4097 family beta strand repeat-containing protein: MKTSQIQREMNLSGLFRKYILPVFLLLLTVSLPLSAQNEVKEQLVIPLSDPNKPGFLEVGLVNGSIRVTSHSNKEVIIEGAVGGSKKHKEDDAVSANGMRRIAKTNSMELTVEERSNRISVNTNSHIRAIDLTIKVPQRFSLKLSTVNNGDILVENVNGELEITNVNGKIELTNIEGSAVANTVNGALIAIFKDITPNTPMAFSTLNGKVDVTLPSNVKANVKLKSDQGEIYSDFDIAVDKTQPKVDKSSQNGMYRVSVDDWTYGKINGGGPEIMAKNMHGNIYIRKAK, from the coding sequence ATGAAAACGTCCCAAATCCAACGAGAAATGAATCTATCCGGTCTATTCAGAAAATATATTCTTCCTGTATTTCTACTTCTTCTGACAGTAAGCTTGCCATTGTCAGCACAAAATGAAGTAAAAGAACAACTTGTCATTCCTCTCAGTGATCCCAATAAACCTGGATTTCTGGAAGTAGGCCTGGTAAATGGTTCTATCCGTGTAACTTCTCATAGTAATAAAGAAGTGATTATAGAAGGAGCAGTTGGTGGTTCTAAAAAGCACAAAGAAGATGATGCTGTTAGTGCTAATGGCATGCGTCGAATCGCCAAAACTAACAGTATGGAACTGACAGTAGAAGAGCGTAGCAATCGTATCTCTGTAAATACAAACAGCCATATAAGAGCTATCGACCTGACAATTAAAGTGCCGCAACGATTCTCGCTAAAACTTAGTACAGTTAACAATGGTGATATCCTGGTTGAAAATGTAAATGGTGAGCTGGAAATTACGAATGTTAATGGAAAAATTGAACTTACCAATATTGAAGGATCTGCAGTTGCTAATACAGTTAATGGGGCACTTATTGCCATTTTCAAAGACATTACCCCAAATACACCTATGGCATTTTCGACATTGAATGGTAAAGTAGATGTAACACTACCATCCAATGTAAAAGCTAATGTAAAACTTAAATCAGATCAGGGTGAAATTTATAGTGACTTTGATATTGCAGTAGATAAAACTCAGCCCAAAGTAGACAAATCAAGTCAGAATGGGATGTATCGTGTCAGTGTAGACGACTGGACATATGGGAAGATTAATGGAGGGGGGCCTGAAATCATGGCCAAGAACATGCATGGCAACATTTATATCCGAAAGGCAAAGTAA
- a CDS encoding HEAT repeat domain-containing protein: MTNCKDIEEKLADWLENQLLPQEQAQVESHLKQCPACQQEWQAMQQVWMQMGQLPAPKPGPTMKIRFETMLETYATTVEEQQTYSPSHLLQLVKKLWQAAWMPRLAYSLLLISIGLGAGYWLHKPNDPQISRYQHQIDTLSVQMQEMRQMMLLSLLENPSASERLRAVSLTQEIKRVDTKVIEALLTTLNNDSNVNVRLVTLEALAELADDPLVREGLVQSLAHQDSPLVQVALADIMVKLQEKRSIELLRELLKQENVDGTVKSKIQQTIKELS; the protein is encoded by the coding sequence ATGACTAATTGTAAAGATATAGAGGAAAAACTAGCTGACTGGCTTGAAAACCAATTATTACCACAAGAACAAGCACAGGTTGAAAGCCATTTGAAGCAATGTCCCGCCTGTCAGCAGGAATGGCAAGCCATGCAACAGGTATGGATGCAAATGGGACAGCTACCTGCTCCAAAACCAGGGCCTACCATGAAGATACGATTTGAGACAATGCTGGAAACATATGCAACAACAGTAGAAGAACAGCAAACGTACTCACCTAGCCATCTGTTACAACTTGTAAAAAAGCTCTGGCAAGCCGCATGGATGCCACGATTGGCATATAGTCTTTTGCTTATTAGTATTGGCCTGGGAGCCGGATATTGGTTACACAAACCCAATGATCCTCAGATTTCCCGGTATCAGCATCAGATTGATACGTTATCCGTACAGATGCAGGAAATGCGCCAGATGATGTTGTTGTCATTACTTGAAAACCCTTCTGCCTCAGAACGACTACGGGCAGTAAGCCTTACACAGGAAATTAAGCGAGTTGACACAAAAGTCATTGAAGCACTACTGACAACACTTAACAATGACTCCAATGTCAATGTGCGCCTGGTTACACTGGAAGCATTGGCAGAACTTGCTGATGATCCTTTGGTACGTGAAGGACTTGTACAGTCGCTTGCCCATCAGGATTCACCACTGGTACAGGTAGCCTTGGCAGATATAATGGTCAAACTACAGGAGAAACGCTCTATTGAACTATTGCGTGAGTTATTGAAACAGGAAAATGTAGACGGCACTGTCAAAAGTAAGATCCAGCAGACAATCAAAGAACTCTCATAA
- a CDS encoding RNA polymerase sigma factor: MLQVKAGDLNKMGLLFERYHRKLFSFLYYMTGKDDASEDLVQNVFFRMLKYRHTFTGEGEFKTWMYHLARNVLADHSQKNKRSVLHEDVQNYSDRISSGAGADDSIYKEQELTTLYDSLGKLSEEYREILVLSRFQELKYEEIARILNTTEGAVKVKVHRAMNQLKNIYLKLEQ, from the coding sequence ATGCTCCAGGTAAAAGCTGGCGATCTGAATAAGATGGGATTGCTCTTTGAACGATACCATCGTAAACTGTTCAGCTTTCTTTATTATATGACAGGCAAAGATGATGCAAGTGAGGATCTGGTGCAGAATGTGTTTTTTCGAATGCTGAAATATCGTCATACATTCACAGGTGAGGGAGAATTTAAAACATGGATGTACCATCTGGCTCGCAATGTATTAGCTGATCACAGTCAGAAAAACAAGCGATCGGTTTTGCATGAAGATGTACAAAACTATTCTGACCGAATCAGTAGTGGAGCTGGTGCAGATGACTCTATTTATAAGGAGCAGGAACTGACAACCTTGTACGATTCACTGGGAAAACTTTCGGAAGAATATCGTGAAATATTGGTATTGAGTCGCTTTCAGGAGCTTAAATATGAAGAAATAGCCCGAATCCTGAATACAACAGAAGGAGCAGTGAAAGTGAAAGTACATCGGGCAATGAATCAGTTAAAAAATATTTACTTAAAGCTGGAACAGTAA
- a CDS encoding SBBP repeat-containing protein, giving the protein MKKKHLWAAYVLFISISLFFFSCKKDSTSPIPKPQEPVNPITSFASKATGEIYSQSIAVDKSGNTYVAGSLYGTGTFQTTVLSSAGNNDIFIAKYDSTGQLLWAKIAGCTGQAAALDIAIDLSGNPYITGYFFGSITFGTTTMTTHDKGLAMYVAKYNADGDVQWAKKASGDGSISAEGIALDKSGNIYITGSFHTNATFGTITLTSTGYTVFIAKYTPSGALLWAKTAGDELASYGKDIAVDNNGNVYITGIFKYSLTFESTTLTSKGKEDIFIASFTTDGEFQWAKSAGNTEEDYGYSIALDGSSGVYISGSFNKTITFDNRNLTSNGWADMFLVKYATSGQVQWAISAGTASQENAFAITTDLSGNVYATGYFYNTISFGNKDLTSNGSADIFVVKYNPMGNILWAKNAGGANMDHGRGIALDEDNNPYITGLFIQSATFGDTTLTSPNEGMYLWRIVP; this is encoded by the coding sequence ATGAAAAAAAAGCATTTATGGGCAGCATATGTCCTATTCATTAGTATTTCTTTATTTTTCTTTTCCTGTAAAAAAGATTCCACATCTCCTATTCCCAAACCACAGGAACCAGTAAACCCAATTACATCTTTTGCAAGCAAAGCTACTGGAGAAATTTACTCTCAATCTATAGCTGTTGATAAATCAGGTAATACATATGTTGCTGGTAGCTTGTATGGAACTGGTACTTTTCAAACCACAGTTCTTAGTTCAGCAGGAAACAATGACATATTTATAGCTAAGTATGATTCAACTGGTCAATTGTTATGGGCTAAAATTGCAGGATGTACGGGTCAAGCGGCTGCATTGGATATAGCTATAGATCTATCTGGTAATCCGTATATAACTGGTTACTTCTTTGGTTCTATTACTTTTGGCACAACAACTATGACAACCCACGACAAAGGTCTGGCTATGTATGTGGCCAAGTACAATGCAGATGGGGATGTGCAATGGGCAAAAAAAGCATCTGGTGATGGCAGTATATCTGCAGAAGGTATTGCATTGGACAAATCAGGAAACATCTATATAACCGGAAGCTTTCATACTAATGCCACATTTGGTACAATTACCTTAACCTCAACAGGATACACTGTTTTCATTGCCAAATACACTCCTTCAGGGGCACTTCTATGGGCCAAAACCGCAGGTGATGAACTCGCTTCTTATGGGAAAGATATTGCAGTAGATAATAATGGCAATGTGTATATTACCGGTATATTCAAATATTCATTAACCTTTGAATCAACAACACTAACCTCCAAAGGTAAAGAAGATATTTTCATTGCCAGTTTCACAACTGACGGAGAGTTTCAGTGGGCTAAAAGTGCCGGTAACACAGAAGAAGACTATGGATACAGCATTGCATTAGATGGATCTTCAGGAGTATATATTTCCGGATCTTTTAATAAAACTATCACTTTTGACAATAGAAATCTAACATCCAATGGATGGGCAGACATGTTTCTGGTAAAGTATGCTACTTCAGGACAGGTACAATGGGCAATTAGTGCAGGAACAGCCAGTCAGGAGAATGCATTTGCTATCACTACTGACCTATCTGGAAATGTATATGCTACCGGATATTTTTATAACACTATATCTTTTGGAAATAAGGATCTAACCTCCAACGGGTCTGCAGATATCTTTGTAGTAAAGTACAATCCTATGGGAAATATTCTGTGGGCCAAAAATGCAGGAGGAGCCAACATGGATCACGGCAGGGGAATTGCACTGGATGAGGATAATAACCCTTACATTACAGGTCTCTTTATTCAATCAGCCACTTTTGGTGATACTACACTTACTAGTCCGAATGAGGGCATGTATCTGTGGCGTATAGTTCCATGA
- a CDS encoding MFS transporter, producing the protein MLLDITPLKRFRDYRLLFFGQLISFFGSMMTFVVVPVQMFQLTHSNLYVGLLGVSEFIPMFLLAFVGGALADAVDRRKMLRITEIGQTITIGILLANSLLPNPQIWILFLVVAIQAGLAGLQRPSFEALIPRIVPSEYMTAVSALNSLRFNIGAIISPIVGGLIASQFNASWAYAIDLVTFMASLLAVWMIQSVPPPDNADQPNLESIKKGFRYAISRQELLGTYLIDINAMLFGMPKALFPALAVSFGANSIGFFYSAIAGGALVATLTSGWAKHTHKHGLFIVIAAALWGVAIIFFGLSSNLYYALVFLGVAGFFDMISGLFRGTIWNQTIPDHLRGRLAGIEMISFMTGPMLGDAEAGLIAYWFDLKTSIVSGGVMTVVGTIILALLLPKFVTYDGREGLKRKMEEEEIRQTELSV; encoded by the coding sequence ATGCTTTTAGATATTACACCGCTTAAACGTTTTAGGGATTATCGTCTGCTTTTTTTTGGTCAGTTGATCTCCTTTTTTGGATCAATGATGACATTTGTTGTTGTACCTGTACAGATGTTTCAACTGACACATTCCAACCTATATGTAGGATTATTAGGGGTATCGGAATTTATACCTATGTTTTTACTGGCATTCGTGGGTGGAGCATTAGCCGATGCTGTGGATCGCCGTAAAATGTTACGTATCACAGAAATCGGACAGACTATTACAATCGGGATTCTACTAGCAAACTCATTATTGCCTAATCCTCAAATCTGGATTTTATTTCTGGTAGTTGCTATTCAAGCCGGACTAGCCGGACTACAACGTCCTTCCTTCGAAGCACTGATTCCTCGAATTGTGCCATCTGAGTATATGACGGCAGTTTCTGCTTTGAATTCACTGCGATTTAATATCGGCGCAATCATTAGTCCTATTGTGGGTGGATTAATTGCTTCTCAGTTTAATGCTTCCTGGGCTTACGCGATTGATCTGGTTACATTTATGGCTTCATTACTGGCTGTATGGATGATCCAGTCTGTTCCACCTCCTGACAATGCTGACCAACCTAATCTTGAATCTATAAAAAAAGGTTTCCGATACGCTATAAGTCGGCAGGAATTGCTGGGTACATACCTGATTGATATCAATGCTATGTTATTTGGTATGCCTAAAGCTTTGTTTCCAGCATTGGCAGTGAGTTTTGGGGCTAATTCTATAGGATTTTTTTATTCTGCTATTGCGGGTGGTGCATTGGTTGCAACCCTGACTTCCGGATGGGCGAAGCATACACATAAACATGGACTATTCATTGTTATTGCAGCAGCCTTATGGGGTGTGGCTATCATCTTTTTTGGTTTATCGTCTAATCTATACTATGCGTTGGTATTTTTAGGCGTAGCCGGATTTTTTGATATGATTAGTGGACTTTTTCGGGGAACTATCTGGAATCAGACAATTCCGGACCATCTGCGTGGACGGCTAGCGGGCATTGAAATGATCAGCTTTATGACAGGACCGATGCTGGGTGATGCAGAAGCCGGGTTAATAGCTTATTGGTTTGATCTGAAGACATCTATTGTTTCCGGAGGAGTTATGACTGTAGTGGGTA